aagggATTAATAGTGTAAGTTAATATTAAAGATTTGTAGTGATTTAGATCATTAAGGGTACTTTAGTCAATTCGCATGTCTCgtttttttctaaactttcaacatgagagTATAATTTTCATATAGTAATATAAATATGAGTTTTGTTTGATAAGACTAATAGGAGTAAAGTGTTATAGGAATGCTCTTCATCCACTCATGTGATGTCATGTGACATTTAATAATTATGAGGGGCATTTCTCCTATTAGGAAGTATTCCCTTGGAGAATGGTATTTCTATACAGGACATTCCcttttttttggttatatatactattatatattattttatacaataaagttaataataaaaagttaatttcAATAAAACtacttaataaaaattaaaactacaattacaataaaatttaaaactaaaactacttaactaaaactaaaagtaaacataattaaaactaaaagtagacataaaaaaaactagaaCTAGACGTCATCGTATTCGTATTTTTGACGAATGGTACGTTTCATTTGCTCTGCCACATGTTGTTCGGCCGGTGGGAGATAAGATAAGTCGGTTGTCAAGATTTTCAAATCTTTATAATATGATCCGACGAGCATCCCTTAATCATGTTAATAAAAGCGGGGTCTCGATGAAGATTGAAATCGCTAAAATTGGGTTGGGTGTTTGGACTCCACGGATCCATTTTCCTAAGTATAGgctataaaattatatatatcagaCGTGCTACAAAATTATACAAATGTTGTATACAAGAAATAACACAAGCTGAATTTATACAGGAAATGACACTATAATTAAGGAAATGGCACACAATTTGAGAAATGGATGCAAACTAGAATACAAAAAGAAACGAGAGGCATTCACCTTAGAAATAAAACGGGTCAATGGTTTTTGATGTTTAGAACGCCCTCGGGACTGAAGAGGGACATTCTTGGGGGCATTGCCGCGCATTCCAATCATTGGAACGCCTTATTCCCCACGGTCTAACGAAATGGGAGTTTAGTTTGTCCGAGATATTTTGAGAATatgaatctttgattttaaaACTAATAGGTTATCTACATAACGCGTCATGATGTTGATGGTATGGGAGGTGGGATGGCTACCGGTGTTATTGATAGTGACGacgaaaacataaatatataaaaggttATTGACAACTAGTAATGATGTCGATAAAGTGGTGGAAGCGATGGTGATGGCATCAAGATGTAAAATGTGAGTGACGACTAGTGGTTGTGATGGTGGTGATATAGACGACGAGATGTTGGTAGGGTTATTTTTAACTATTCATAAATACATAATAGTGCTTTGGTGGTTTATGGATAAGAATTTGTTTTCTACAtgaaaatgttataaataaaatattggaAGTATTTTAAAAGATGTTATTGAAATGTCATAACAAAAACACCCGATATATGTTTATGCAAGAAGTTTTGACTTCGAACCTCCTATTTACCTAAATACTAAAAACTAACTTGAATTTTACAAGTTAATTTGCATAAAATACAACTACCTAATACATCATATCATACACATCTTTCCATTCTTTTTCTAATTTAACCTTATAATTCTTATCTTTTAACACTTAACCCccctcaacttttttttttcccatttatTAGTAACAAACTTTATGTTCTCATGTTTTTGCCACACAAATATCACATATTTACAGTTTTACTCCTGAAAATTGTTTATTCGTTTGTTTGGCTTTCTTACTAACTTTCGAACTTTATAACATTACGATTCTCACACTTACTTTTCGTTAACATTTGGTTTTATTCTCCTTTACACCTTCTTTTAATATACGTAaattagtatattttttttgtttgtttgtttgtttgttttctttctcATCCCAAAAtttacatatcatcatcattgtcGTAAGAATGTCATGCATTATATGGAtgaatatagttgttattattcttatatattcttatatgttatttttataatttttacatgtttagttatcttttttctaatttgattttgaagatactTTTGTATAGTCAATTTTTACCATGAGTTGTAAATTTTACGTGTCATTATTTTTCTCGGGGCAACGCTCGGGCATAAAAACTAGTGTAAACATGGTTATGATCATCGGGTAAAGGGGTTTTGGATAACGTCACGTGATATTCCAATGATACCGCCTACATTTGAGGTAAAGACTTACCCTTCTAAGTTCTAACTAACCTAAACAAGTAAAACCTCatgttaggaaaaaaaaaaaaaaaaaaaaaaaaaaaaacttaccttTTTATTGAttcaattcaaatatatatttctggagtgaCTTAAGGTATTGCGTGTTGAAGTGTTGGTGGATTCATATGACCTAAGACATAAAGGTAACTAGTGTCAAAAAAATTGATCATATCAAAAAGCTAAACTTAAAGTAAACCCGTTTAATCCAACTAATGTCAACCTAATTAGAATGCATATTTATATACATGACAAAAATTGTAAGTATGAAAGTTTTTACATTAAATCACACATTTAACACTATGATGTAGCTAGGTATGTTTGGCAGAACTAGCTGATAGCTGGAAGCTGTAAGTTGAAAGTCACTAGCTGTAGCTGGAAGCTGATAGCTGTAACTGTAAGCTGGTAGATAAATCTTTTTTAAGATACTTAGGTGTTTGGTAGGTAGCTGTAGCTTTTAAGATTATACGTAAAATGACAATAATggacatataaaaaaaatatctagtactaaacatatataaatataaattcttaaacatatatatataaacacctagtttttttctaaaaaatatatcaaatacattaaaaaaatatagatatgaaaaagaaaactcAAATGATGCTACGTATGTAGCTATTTAACTTATGATTTCAATGTAATATGTAGCTATATGATTTTATTCGCATATGCtgagttgactttttttttttatgatgattaGATGAAACAAAAGCAGACCACTATTTACTTAATTCGTATATACTCTTATATGAAGGTTATTCAAGTAATTTGATATAAGAAAAAGTTTACAGCTCTTTTAACGCTACAAAAGCTAGCGTTCTAGCAAAAGAGCTTTTTCATCAATCAAAAAGCTTAAAGCTTTCTATCCAAACAACATTTTTTGTGTGACAGGAGCTTTTTCGTAAAAACTTGAAGCTTGAATCTCTTAAAAGTTCCTAAAAGCTCCTTGCCAAACATActcataaacaaacataaatcatTATTTAGATACACGTTAATTACTAATAGAAATtgtaatgaaacaaaaaatgacTCTGATTTAGTCGGTAAATAAAGAAATGTGATATTTAGCTATCCGGCCTATTGGTAGTTATAAATGAGTTGTTGGGTTGTAAACAGGATTGTAACACCAACTCAGACTCAACTACTTTAACTTAGTATGTTATGAGTTCTCTTGTAATTTGTCAGTTGTCACGTCTAATATTGTAAATGCAAGTTTTGATCTTATGGACTTGTTTAGCTCATATTTAACAATCAAAATACACCTTGAAACTCAGTATTAATCTTACAAGCATATAAATTCATAAAGGTGTTATGAATTCGTGTATGCTATTTATCCAATTGATAGACTTAAGTCCAAGATTTGATGACatctttcaactttcaatataAGTGTTTCTGATGCTTGCGCCTCTTTGAATATCAAAACGATGTGCAAAGCTAACCCCAAATAGCTCTATCTATGTGTATGTTGAACATGAATACCTGCACAAAATTGTCATAACTTAATTGGTGCAATGCATTGTATAGCATAGTAGTTAAGTTTCATTGTCTAATTTTGGTTGTTTGGCCATTTGCCTATGTTGTATACCTTTTTGTTCTCTTCTAACCCAGAAGACCTTACTAGAATACTTCTATACAAACTTTTAATACATGTTCTTTATGTAATTTGGTAGAGCCACTTAGTATAATCATATTGTGgatcaataaaaatgaaaaagaactAATATACGTATATGTTAAGCATAGTAACCGAATTCGTTGGATCACCCACGAATTTCGAATTGGTACAAGCGATCTGAAAACGGATACGAAGGCGAATTAGTCACCAGAGTCGCggtataaatagaaataagATTCACGcatcatataataattatttttcttaaacaaATCCCGGTATGAATTGtcatatattagttaatttCTTGGCTTCAATTAGCGAACCAACACCGTACTAATTCACGCGAATTAGTCACTAGAGCCGCTGTATTAATAGAAAAACTATGttataaatgtatatttatattgtgaCTATCCATGTACATAACCTTCAATCTCATTTATTGTTATAAGGTTCCTAGAGCCCTATAAATAGTGGCATTGTATTAGAGATatcttaatataatataagaacTCTCTTACTCTCTACTTTCTTATGTCTTTGTAATCTTTGTTAGTCATTGTTATCTAATACGTTATCAGCACGATTTGCTTTTCGAGTAAGATCGCACTATCAAAAGGTATAACATATAGTCTAATTTATCATTGTTCCTTAACCTTTCATACTAATCCATATTGTAATTCATACGATGTTGGGTTGTTAGAAAGTTgtattgattttcttttattctacTCATCTTGTATTTTTAACTTCGAATAGTAATACAAGTATAAAGCCACTCCAACTTTTCGTCTTTATTTACAATACTTCTTTTCagtaaatttttatatatattattttagttttaattaatattttgattctgataacatatataaatatagacaCAAAAGggtatatacatattatatctaATGATAATGATGTGTTTGCTTTTTCACATAATGGACTAATTTATTTTCTAAATCAATACCATCTTTCAAAGGCTTGTTCATTTTACTAATGTTATTACATTACGTaagggtttttcttttctttactgGTTAATTTGGTAATTTGAAAAGACTATCATATACTTTTACCTTTGTATATAATCATATTATTGTAGCTATGttcttttgttatataattaaattttcacACATATAACGACTGTTTAAATTCATATGTATCAAATCGattgataatatattttatattgtaGTTTATTATTACATATGTATTTTATAGAATCATTAAtgtgtgttaaataaaaataaaaataaaaaataaataaaaaaaaacctttgttTTTCACATGAAGAGTTATTTGTTTTTGAGTGGTTAACTAGTAAATTATGTGTTCTGCTTGTATCAACATGTTCGACGATATCCATCAAGCTAATAATCATTCTCATCAAGATTTATTGTTCTATAATATTAGTTATACTAATTCATGTGtgtttatttaatatagttAATCATGTCGAATCTTGCAAAACTTGAGTTTGCGGCACTAGATATCACTGGGAAAAATTACTTGTCATGGGTATTGGATGCCGAAATCCATTTGGATGCTAACAATCTTGGGGATAcaattaaagaagaaaatacGACTAGTGCCCAAGATAAAGCAAAGGCGATGATATTTTTACGCTATCATATCCATGAGTTATTGAAAAATGAATACCTTACTGTGAAAGACCCAATTGTCCTATGGACCAATTTGAAGTCGAGGTATGACTACCAAAAATCGGTGAGATTGCCAAATGCTCATCATGAATGGCACAGTTTAAGATTGCAAGACTTTAAGTCTATAAGTGAGTATAACTCAGCCATGTTTAGAATCACATCACAAATGAATTTATGTGGTGCTGATATTACTGATGAGGATATGTTGGAAAAACATTTTCCACCTTTCATGCCTCAAACATTGTCTTGCAACAACAATATCGTGAAAAGGGCTTTACCAAATATAGTGAATTAATATCATGTTTACTTGTGGCCGAGCAAAATAATGAACTCTTAATGAAAAACCACGAGGCCCGTCCGGTTGGTGCAGCCCCATTCCCTGAAGCGAATGTGGCAACATATAATGGCCAAAGTGGAAGTCAAGGACGTGGTCGTGGCCATTATCGTGGTCGTGGTCATGTTCGTGGTCGTGGACGTGGGCGTGGATATGCTCGAGGAAATTATCAAGGTATTCAATTCAAAAACAAGGGAACCCACCAAAAGTTGCATGATAGTGAAAAGAAAACCAATGATGAcaaagggaaaaagaaaaatggagcCCCATCAAATACATGCTATCGATGTGGAGGCAACAACCATTGGGCTCGTACATGTCGCACACCTAAACACTTGGTGGAACTTTATAAACAATCAAtcaaagacaaaggaaaagGGATAGAGTCAAATTTCACATACGAAGATGGAAGTGTTGATGCTCCCAAAGAAAACACTAATGCAACTAATCTGGATTATAATGATTTCCTTATCGAGCAAGCTAATTTTGATTTTGGTGATATCATGGCTGATACAGCCCATTTGGATGCCTCCAACTTTTCCCTTAATAT
The sequence above is drawn from the Erigeron canadensis isolate Cc75 chromosome 4, C_canadensis_v1, whole genome shotgun sequence genome and encodes:
- the LOC122597494 gene encoding uncharacterized protein LOC122597494; this translates as MSNLAKLEFAALDITGKNYLSWVLDAEIHLDANNLGDTIKEENTTSAQDKAKAMIFLRYHIHELLKNEYLTVKDPIVLWTNLKSRYDYQKSVRLPNAHHEWHSLRLQDFKSISEYNSAMFRITSQMNLCGADITDEDMLEKHFPPFMPQTLSCNNNIVKRALPNIVN